The Candidatus Korarchaeota archaeon NZ13-K genome includes the window CGCCGACATAGTCAGGGCCTACGCTAGCTCCCCCGGGAGGGCAGTCCCCCTGAGGCCCTACGCCACCTGGAGGCTCGTGACCGTGAGGCTCGGCGAGAGCGTCGAGAGGGCCATCGACCTCATGAGGAGGGAGAGGGTCGGGAGCCTGATAGTTGAGGAAGAGGGCTCGCCCGCGGGCATATTCACGGAGAGGGATGCCGTCAAGGGGTTCCTCCTGGGGGGAGGGGATTACTGCGATCCCGTGGAGAAGTACGCGACCCTCAAGCTCATAACGATAGATTCAGAGGCCACCCTCCTTGAAGCAGCCAGGCTCATGGCCGAGAGGAGGGTGAAGAGGTTGCCCGTGACACGTGAGGGCGCCGTGGAGGGCATCATAACCGCGAGGGACATCGTGGAGGGAATATGGAGGGAATCAACGCTAAATATCATGACGCCATGATGCCAGGGGGATCCCTTTGAGGGTGATAGAGAGGATAGAGATGAGGAGGGAGAAGTACAAGTGCGCTTACGTGCCCCTGATAAAGCTCACGAAGCTCCTCTCCTCGATGGGGAATGGTGAGGCCATAGAAGTGCTGATCGACACCGAGAGGTTCAGCCTGGAGTCCGTGGAGTCCCTGGCCAGGGCCTACGGTGCGGCATGCGAGAGGGTGTCCTGCAGGGGGAACTTCGTGGAGCTGCTGATAAGGAAGTGAGGTGAGAGCTTGCTCGCCAGCCTGAGGGATGACTTCCCTATCCTGAGCGTGGAGGTCAACGGGAGGCCCCTGATATATCTCGATAACGCCGCCACCACGCAGAAGCCCAGGAAGGTGATAGAAGCGGAGAGGGAGTTCTACGAGAGGTTGAACGCGAACGTCCACAGGGGGATACACT containing:
- a CDS encoding CBS domain-containing protein; translated protein: MRASEFMSGNPLTVEPEMNLLHALDEMARRDVWSPVVLKEGKVIGFLTERDLINHVLSQKIPPEQLSVSDIMTRRYGVIKPDDSYLEAATAMMKAKARLVVLEGGELVGVVTAADIVRAYASSPGRAVPLRPYATWRLVTVRLGESVERAIDLMRRERVGSLIVEEEGSPAGIFTERDAVKGFLLGGGDYCDPVEKYATLKLITIDSEATLLEAARLMAERRVKRLPVTREGAVEGIITARDIVEGIWRESTLNIMTP